In Rhizobium sp. WSM4643, the following are encoded in one genomic region:
- a CDS encoding NAD(P)/FAD-dependent oxidoreductase, producing MRIEAEGAMTGGAPNMIRPMPGNGRPRVVILGAGFGGLAAAMALKNIQVDITVIDRRNYHLFQPLLYQVATAGLSPAQVAMPIRRILSRQKNVTVLMQRVERIDKATQLVHTAERTIPYDYLVVATGARHAYFGHEEWAESAPGLKTIGDATEIRARILSAFERAEVTEDDQRREALLTFVVVGGGPTGVEMAGAIAELARKVVVRDFRRINAASARVVLVEAGNRILPTMPACLSAKAQRHLEGLGVEVLPTAAVTHCDSEGVMLGDGRQIRSACVLWAAGVMASKAAKWLGAGADRAGRAVVDQRLNVPGHDNIFVIGDTAAAKREDGRPVPGTAPAAKQMGEHAAHAIRALIAGNPVKPFRYRHFGNLATIGRKAAVADFGRIRLSGFSAWLIWNLAHLWFLVGFRNRLVVFMDWGLAYLRYERSARLITDRHER from the coding sequence ATGCGGATCGAAGCCGAGGGCGCGATGACGGGCGGTGCGCCGAACATGATCCGCCCAATGCCCGGGAATGGCCGCCCGCGCGTGGTCATTCTCGGTGCCGGCTTCGGCGGGCTCGCCGCCGCGATGGCGCTCAAGAATATCCAGGTCGATATCACCGTCATCGACCGTCGCAATTATCACCTCTTCCAGCCGCTGCTCTACCAGGTGGCGACTGCAGGCCTATCCCCCGCTCAAGTCGCGATGCCGATCCGTCGCATCCTGTCGCGCCAGAAGAATGTGACGGTATTGATGCAAAGGGTAGAGCGGATCGACAAAGCCACGCAGCTTGTTCACACCGCCGAGCGGACCATCCCTTACGACTATCTTGTTGTCGCGACCGGCGCCCGTCATGCCTATTTCGGCCATGAAGAGTGGGCCGAAAGCGCGCCGGGCCTGAAGACGATCGGCGATGCGACGGAGATCCGCGCCCGGATTCTCTCCGCTTTCGAACGCGCCGAAGTCACTGAGGATGATCAGCGGCGCGAGGCATTACTGACCTTCGTCGTGGTCGGCGGCGGCCCGACAGGCGTCGAAATGGCCGGTGCGATTGCCGAACTTGCCCGCAAGGTCGTGGTTCGCGACTTCCGTCGCATCAATGCCGCTTCGGCGCGCGTCGTCCTGGTCGAAGCCGGCAACCGGATCCTGCCCACCATGCCGGCCTGCCTTTCGGCAAAGGCGCAGCGTCACCTCGAAGGCTTGGGCGTGGAAGTGTTGCCCACCGCTGCCGTCACCCATTGCGATAGCGAAGGCGTCATGCTCGGCGACGGCCGCCAGATTCGCTCGGCATGCGTACTTTGGGCGGCAGGTGTCATGGCATCCAAAGCGGCCAAATGGCTCGGCGCCGGGGCCGACCGCGCCGGCCGCGCGGTGGTCGACCAACGGCTGAATGTCCCCGGCCACGACAACATCTTCGTCATCGGCGATACCGCCGCGGCGAAGCGCGAGGACGGCCGCCCCGTGCCAGGCACAGCGCCGGCCGCCAAGCAGATGGGCGAGCATGCCGCGCATGCCATCCGGGCGCTCATCGCGGGCAATCCGGTCAAGCCGTTCCGCTATCGGCATTTCGGCAATCTCGCCACGATCGGCCGCAAGGCGGCGGTCGCCGATTTCGGACGGATCAGGCTGTCCGGGTTTTCGGCGTGGCTGATCTGGAACCTCGCCCATCTCTGGTTCCTCGTCGGTTTCCGCAATCGCCTCGTGGTTTTCATGGATTGGGGCCTGGCCTATCTTCGCTACGAGCGGAGCGCCCGCCTCATCACCGACCGCCATGAGCGCTGA
- a CDS encoding DoxX family protein, whose protein sequence is MTMMTPTSMPERGGFAGLYSQALRLASSVPLSAVQFVARLTVANVFWQSSQSKLASWPVTVQLFALEYRLPVLDPGVAALLATAAELSGAILIFFGLFSRLAALMLLGVVATIQIFVYPTHWGEHLTWAAPLLLIFARGAGVISLDHLAGRFFSRER, encoded by the coding sequence ATGACCATGATGACCCCAACATCCATGCCCGAACGAGGCGGTTTCGCCGGCCTTTATTCGCAGGCACTCCGGCTAGCCTCATCCGTGCCGCTTTCGGCGGTGCAGTTCGTCGCCCGGCTCACTGTTGCGAACGTGTTTTGGCAATCGTCGCAGAGCAAGCTCGCCTCCTGGCCCGTCACGGTCCAGCTCTTCGCCTTGGAATATCGCCTGCCGGTACTCGATCCCGGTGTCGCGGCCCTGCTCGCCACGGCCGCCGAACTGTCGGGTGCAATTCTGATCTTCTTCGGCCTCTTCTCGCGACTCGCGGCGCTTATGCTGCTTGGGGTCGTGGCGACGATCCAGATCTTCGTCTATCCCACCCATTGGGGCGAACATCTGACGTGGGCGGCTCCGCTGCTGCTGATTTTCGCGCGAGGCGCGGGGGTCATCTCGCTCGACCATCTCGCCGGCCGCTTTTTCTCGCGGGAGCGCTGA
- a CDS encoding HvfC/BufC family peptide modification chaperone, producing the protein MLPELEQLQHAVADAILNRRGPDLGLSFDTGGRFDPMRRFNIYRNNTFASLSATLVSVFPVAVSLIGERYFRHIAASFIRVSPPSEARLVRYGGDFADFLGRLEDLKPMPFIADTARLEWLIAEALDAPALPPANMAELSRGGEDTMPDLILQPSLRLLFCRWPALDIWSAHQASGDLEQLGGIRRQPQRIALWRNRDSVRFLRLSGAHYAFLQALKSGRGLEHAVRKAAARDPNFDLVSSLGGLFADGLVTRVRHQPANIN; encoded by the coding sequence ATGCTGCCTGAACTCGAACAACTGCAGCACGCCGTCGCGGATGCTATCCTTAACCGCCGAGGGCCGGATCTCGGCCTCTCATTCGATACGGGCGGCCGCTTCGACCCGATGCGCCGCTTCAACATCTACCGCAACAACACATTCGCATCGCTGAGTGCCACGCTCGTGTCGGTCTTTCCTGTCGCCGTCAGCCTGATTGGAGAGCGGTATTTCCGCCATATTGCCGCGAGCTTCATTCGCGTAAGCCCGCCCTCCGAAGCGCGGCTGGTACGCTATGGCGGCGACTTCGCCGACTTCCTCGGCCGGCTCGAAGACCTCAAGCCTATGCCCTTCATCGCCGATACGGCGCGGCTTGAATGGTTGATCGCCGAGGCGCTCGATGCGCCGGCGCTGCCGCCTGCGAATATGGCGGAACTCTCCCGGGGTGGCGAAGACACCATGCCCGACCTGATCCTCCAGCCGTCGTTGCGACTGCTCTTCTGCCGCTGGCCGGCGCTCGACATCTGGTCGGCGCACCAGGCAAGCGGCGATCTCGAACAGCTTGGCGGCATCAGAAGGCAACCGCAGCGGATCGCGCTGTGGCGGAACCGGGACAGCGTTCGCTTTCTCCGCCTCAGCGGCGCCCATTACGCCTTTCTGCAGGCGCTGAAGAGCGGCCGCGGACTTGAACATGCAGTCCGGAAAGCCGCCGCGCGCGATCCGAATTTCGACCTCGTCTCCTCGCTCGGCGGTCTCTTTGCTGACGGCCTCGTCACCCGCGTCCGCCACCAACCTGCAAACATCAACTGA
- the bufB gene encoding MNIO family bufferin maturase produces the protein MSKIFPNLPVPDAAGIGLRSRHISDMISRRPSAGWLEVHAENYMGDSAAVDALEKLRETYPLSVHGVGLSLGSASGLDRDHLERLRSVCIRFQPALVSEHLAWSVADGAYLNDLLPLRYDDDALDSVAANVDQLQDRLQRRVFIENLSAYIAFANSTMTEAQFLAELVKRTGCGLLLDVNNVYVSACNLDFDAKAFIDDLPADAIGEIHLAGHAVNEVEGDIVLIDDHGSRVPPAVWSLYAHVLRKIGPRPTLIEWDTEVPALDVLLGEAMWADMMAASIDFEKRGPPQIAQQPDRRFHGIELFSTSNLARGAMPAISALTTITPSVFASNSVTRRARYAA, from the coding sequence ATGTCCAAGATATTTCCTAATCTTCCAGTACCGGATGCCGCGGGCATTGGTCTGCGCTCCCGGCATATTTCCGATATGATCTCCCGCCGGCCTTCGGCGGGATGGCTGGAGGTCCATGCTGAAAACTACATGGGCGATTCCGCCGCCGTCGATGCTTTGGAAAAGTTGCGCGAGACCTATCCGCTGTCGGTGCACGGCGTCGGTCTCTCGCTCGGCAGCGCTTCGGGCCTTGATCGGGACCATCTGGAACGGTTGCGGAGCGTGTGCATCCGGTTCCAGCCAGCATTGGTCTCGGAACATCTGGCCTGGAGCGTTGCCGACGGCGCCTATCTCAACGATCTCCTGCCGCTCCGTTATGACGACGATGCGCTCGATAGCGTTGCAGCCAATGTCGATCAGTTGCAGGACAGGCTGCAGCGCCGCGTCTTCATCGAGAACCTGTCGGCCTATATCGCCTTCGCCAATTCCACGATGACCGAGGCGCAATTCCTCGCCGAGCTCGTCAAGCGTACCGGCTGCGGCCTGCTGCTCGACGTCAACAATGTCTATGTCTCGGCCTGTAATCTCGATTTCGACGCTAAGGCCTTCATCGACGACCTGCCCGCCGATGCCATCGGCGAAATCCATCTCGCCGGCCATGCAGTCAACGAAGTCGAGGGCGACATCGTGCTGATCGACGATCATGGCTCCCGCGTGCCGCCGGCCGTCTGGTCGCTCTATGCGCACGTATTGCGCAAGATCGGCCCACGACCGACGCTGATTGAATGGGACACCGAGGTTCCCGCGCTCGATGTGCTGCTCGGCGAAGCAATGTGGGCCGACATGATGGCCGCCTCGATCGATTTCGAAAAGCGTGGCCCGCCGCAGATCGCCCAGCAGCCGGACCGCCGGTTCCACGGCATCGAGCTGTTCTCCACGAGCAATCTCGCACGCGGCGCCATGCCGGCGATCTCGGCCTTGACGACGATCACACCGTCGGTCTTCGCGAGCAACTCCGTCACACGGAGGGCGCGTTATGCTGCCTGA
- a CDS encoding BufA1 family periplasmic bufferin-type metallophore — protein sequence MNSTRILIGSALAAITSMAASSAFAGPAAQPEFSFEKCYGVVKAGLNDCQTATHSCAGTSTADNQGDAWVYVPAGTCAKISGGAIEPKA from the coding sequence ATGAACTCGACCCGCATCCTCATCGGCTCCGCCCTTGCTGCCATCACCTCCATGGCTGCCTCCAGCGCCTTTGCTGGCCCGGCTGCACAGCCCGAATTCTCGTTCGAGAAGTGCTACGGCGTGGTCAAGGCCGGCCTCAACGATTGCCAGACGGCCACCCATTCCTGCGCCGGCACCTCGACGGCCGACAACCAGGGTGATGCCTGGGTCTACGTGCCGGCCGGCACCTGCGCCAAGATTTCCGGCGGCGCCATCGAACCCAAGGCCTGA
- a CDS encoding patatin-like phospholipase family protein: MNKHTGVKKIIADSAVVASSEREPRTLNLALQGGGAHGAFTWGVLDRLLDEPNLSLEGVVATSAGAMNAAVLAYGLAEGGRSGAQTALANFWRRVSHASASGPLQPTIFDKITGSRALEFSPAFMMFDMVTRLMSPYQFNPFNFNPLRQILEQSVDMDAIRTARCPVKLSICATNVRTGKVKVFGNDELSIDAVMASACLPFLFQAVEIDGESYWDGGYMGNPAIFPLIYGCDTPDVLVVHINPIERAEVPHTASEILNRINEISFNSSLLREMRAVAFVTDLIDASPESTGNLKRIFVHGISDDETMKSLSVSSKLNADWGALVDLRDRGRECADMWLLANYQDIGKRSTVDIRERYL; the protein is encoded by the coding sequence ATGAACAAGCACACAGGTGTGAAGAAAATTATCGCCGACAGCGCGGTTGTCGCCTCCTCTGAGCGAGAGCCGCGGACGCTCAATCTGGCGCTCCAGGGCGGAGGCGCGCATGGCGCCTTCACCTGGGGCGTGCTCGACCGGCTGCTCGACGAGCCGAACCTGTCGTTGGAAGGTGTCGTCGCAACCAGCGCCGGCGCAATGAATGCCGCCGTATTGGCCTATGGCCTGGCCGAAGGCGGGCGGAGCGGGGCGCAGACCGCGCTCGCCAATTTCTGGCGGCGCGTCAGCCATGCGTCGGCATCCGGACCTCTGCAGCCGACGATCTTCGACAAGATAACCGGATCGCGGGCGCTGGAATTTTCGCCGGCCTTCATGATGTTCGACATGGTGACGCGACTGATGTCGCCCTACCAGTTCAACCCTTTCAATTTCAATCCGCTGCGGCAGATCTTGGAGCAATCGGTCGACATGGATGCGATCCGCACGGCGCGCTGTCCGGTGAAACTCAGCATCTGCGCTACCAATGTCCGAACCGGCAAGGTCAAGGTGTTCGGCAATGACGAACTGTCGATCGACGCCGTCATGGCATCGGCTTGCCTGCCCTTTCTGTTTCAGGCTGTCGAAATCGACGGCGAGTCCTATTGGGATGGCGGCTATATGGGCAATCCGGCAATCTTTCCGCTGATCTATGGCTGCGACACGCCGGATGTGCTGGTCGTCCATATCAATCCGATCGAGCGGGCCGAGGTGCCGCACACCGCCTCCGAGATCCTCAATCGCATCAACGAGATCAGTTTCAATTCATCGCTGCTGCGGGAAATGCGGGCGGTGGCTTTCGTCACCGATTTGATCGATGCATCTCCTGAAAGTACCGGCAATCTCAAGCGCATCTTCGTGCACGGCATCTCCGATGACGAGACGATGAAGAGCCTTTCCGTGTCGAGCAAACTCAATGCCGACTGGGGGGCGTTGGTCGATCTGCGCGACCGCGGCCGGGAATGCGCCGACATGTGGCTGCTGGCCAACTACCAGGACATCGGCAAGCGATCGACGGTCGACATTCGCGAACGATATCTCTGA
- a CDS encoding 3-hydroxybutyrate dehydrogenase — translation MLNLLATETEPLAGRKMLEGRTAIVTGSTSGIGLGIAHALARAGASIMLNGFGDPAGIETLRAEMAESNDVDVAYDSADMSKRDAILMMVERAKARFGQIDIIVNNAGIQHVSPIGEFPPEKWDAIMAINLSAAFHLVQATFDGMCERGYGRIINVASAHGLVASPFKSAYVAAKHGMVGFTKSIALEGAEFGVTSNAVCPGYVWTPLVEQQIDAQAKSHNIARDAVIRDVFLKNQPTKRFATVEEMGALSVFLCCDLAGSITGTAIPVDGGWTAH, via the coding sequence ATGCTCAATCTGCTTGCTACCGAAACTGAACCCCTGGCTGGCCGCAAGATGCTCGAGGGTCGTACGGCGATCGTGACCGGCTCGACCAGCGGTATCGGCCTTGGCATTGCCCATGCGCTGGCAAGGGCGGGTGCCTCGATCATGCTCAATGGATTCGGCGATCCCGCCGGCATTGAAACGTTGCGCGCCGAGATGGCCGAGAGCAACGATGTCGATGTCGCCTATGACAGCGCCGACATGTCGAAGCGCGACGCTATCCTGATGATGGTGGAGCGCGCCAAGGCTCGATTCGGCCAAATCGATATCATCGTCAACAATGCCGGCATCCAGCACGTTTCTCCCATCGGCGAATTTCCGCCTGAGAAGTGGGATGCGATCATGGCGATCAACTTGTCGGCCGCCTTTCATCTTGTCCAGGCCACTTTCGACGGCATGTGCGAGCGCGGTTATGGCCGCATCATCAATGTCGCCTCGGCGCACGGCCTTGTCGCCTCGCCATTCAAGTCGGCCTATGTCGCAGCAAAGCACGGCATGGTGGGGTTCACCAAGTCGATTGCACTTGAGGGTGCCGAATTCGGCGTGACATCGAATGCAGTCTGCCCCGGCTATGTCTGGACGCCGCTTGTCGAGCAGCAGATCGACGCGCAGGCGAAGTCGCATAACATCGCACGCGACGCAGTAATCCGCGACGTGTTTCTCAAGAACCAGCCGACCAAGCGGTTCGCGACGGTCGAGGAAATGGGCGCGCTCAGCGTCTTTCTCTGCTGCGATCTCGCAGGCTCCATCACCGGCACGGCCATTCCGGTCGATGGTGGCTGGACGGCGCATTGA
- a CDS encoding LysR family transcriptional regulator, producing the protein MDIHHIRYFLAVCETRNFTRAAQNCNVTQPALSRAVQQLEDEVGGLLFRRERNLTHITDLGNLLRPRFQQVQDELLGVKTEASKFLCLNDAHLKVGIMCTIGPRRFTGLLTDFNMRHKGIQLQLVEGIPAKLAGLLEQGELDIAIMSSADNFPERFDVTPLFRERFMLAFPAGHRLSQYDAIPIAAIDGEIYLRRVNCEYWDYLTDLCDAQGVSTIVSYSSEREDWIQNLVAGGLGICFIPEYSAVVPGLQVRPVAEPEVTREVCLVTVAGRRFSPAVSTFVGAVKSYGWAALPGRSH; encoded by the coding sequence ATGGATATCCATCACATCCGGTATTTTCTGGCCGTTTGCGAAACGCGCAACTTCACGCGCGCGGCGCAGAACTGCAATGTCACTCAGCCCGCGCTGAGCAGAGCGGTTCAGCAGCTCGAGGACGAGGTGGGCGGGCTGCTTTTCCGTCGCGAACGAAACCTCACCCACATCACCGATCTCGGCAATCTCTTGCGTCCGCGTTTCCAGCAAGTGCAGGACGAACTCCTGGGCGTCAAAACCGAGGCATCGAAATTTCTCTGTCTCAACGACGCGCACCTCAAGGTCGGCATCATGTGCACGATCGGACCGCGGCGCTTTACCGGCCTGCTCACCGATTTCAACATGCGCCACAAGGGTATCCAGCTCCAACTCGTCGAGGGCATTCCGGCCAAGTTGGCGGGATTGCTGGAGCAGGGCGAACTCGATATCGCGATCATGTCGAGCGCCGACAATTTTCCGGAGCGCTTCGATGTGACGCCGCTGTTTCGGGAACGGTTCATGCTGGCCTTTCCGGCGGGGCACCGGCTTAGCCAATACGATGCCATTCCGATCGCCGCGATCGATGGCGAGATCTATCTTCGCCGTGTCAATTGCGAGTACTGGGACTATCTGACGGATCTCTGTGACGCTCAGGGTGTGAGCACTATCGTCTCCTATTCGAGCGAACGTGAGGACTGGATTCAGAATCTTGTCGCTGGTGGTCTCGGTATCTGTTTCATTCCTGAATACAGCGCCGTCGTGCCTGGCCTGCAAGTTCGGCCGGTCGCCGAACCGGAGGTAACCCGCGAAGTCTGCCTTGTAACCGTAGCTGGCCGCCGCTTCTCCCCCGCCGTCTCGACTTTCGTCGGCGCTGTCAAATCTTACGGCTGGGCCGCGCTGCCAGGCCGCTCACATTGA
- a CDS encoding cupin domain-containing protein: protein MKFELNAKRLTLASVLALASFTTMSTGQAYAGECPAGQVAENGMQPGEMMPKGVTDKLISSIDLASKGDAWKNSALRMRKLVVQPGGVVPWHSHESRPANILIVSGSITEYRSTCKVPIEHKAGDVTAEFGMLSHWWKNNGSKPAVLYSADILTSEEQKNESM from the coding sequence ATGAAATTCGAACTGAATGCCAAGCGCCTGACGCTCGCCTCCGTCCTCGCTCTCGCGTCTTTCACCACCATGTCCACAGGCCAAGCCTATGCCGGCGAATGCCCGGCCGGCCAGGTCGCCGAAAACGGCATGCAACCCGGCGAAATGATGCCGAAGGGTGTGACTGACAAGCTCATCTCATCGATTGACCTCGCCTCCAAGGGAGACGCCTGGAAGAACAGCGCCCTGCGGATGCGCAAGCTGGTCGTGCAGCCTGGCGGCGTCGTGCCGTGGCATTCGCATGAGAGCCGTCCGGCCAACATCCTGATCGTTTCGGGCTCGATCACCGAATACCGCAGCACGTGCAAAGTGCCGATCGAGCATAAGGCTGGCGACGTGACTGCCGAATTCGGCATGCTGTCGCATTGGTGGAAGAACAACGGCAGCAAGCCGGCTGTTCTCTACTCCGCCGACATCCTGACCTCGGAAGAGCAAAAGAACGAATCCATGTGA
- a CDS encoding MFS transporter yields MTGIEHVLNPPRTTLGATAADGWRFAVIALISFLTLVDLFAAQAILPALVEKFQVSRAAMGFAVNASTFGMAVAGLGIAFFGRRIDRRSGIWISLALLSLPTTALAFTHDLTVFAILRIVQGLCMSAAFTLTIAYLSEHFSPAQATGALAAYVTGNVASNFFGRILSAIVVGFGGLEINFLTFAALNIAGALLVRLTLKKTSAMMQTSEDGSFNMRRWTYHFADGELRRVFAIGFLILFVFIGTFTYVNFQLVALGLSPMTLGLVYLVFLPSMLTTPMAGKLAVRIGAKLGIISTLGLAIVGVAALLSVSLPLVLAGLALVAIGTFLAQAIATGLVGRRAVTDKAGASGIYLASYYTGGLAGSLVLGQIYDQVGWPACVGMLVAALLAAIVIALPIGSTPGPIRR; encoded by the coding sequence ATGACCGGCATCGAACATGTCCTCAATCCGCCGAGAACGACCCTCGGCGCTACCGCCGCCGATGGCTGGCGCTTTGCCGTCATCGCGCTGATTTCTTTCCTGACATTGGTTGATCTCTTCGCGGCTCAGGCGATCCTGCCCGCGCTTGTGGAGAAATTCCAGGTCAGCCGCGCCGCCATGGGCTTTGCCGTCAATGCCAGCACTTTCGGCATGGCCGTCGCCGGGCTTGGCATAGCTTTCTTCGGTCGCAGGATCGATCGCCGCAGCGGTATCTGGATCAGCCTTGCGCTGCTTTCCCTTCCCACGACAGCTCTGGCCTTTACCCACGATCTGACGGTTTTTGCCATCCTCCGTATCGTCCAGGGCCTCTGCATGTCGGCAGCCTTCACGCTGACCATTGCCTATCTCTCGGAACACTTCTCGCCAGCCCAGGCGACAGGCGCCTTGGCGGCCTATGTCACCGGCAATGTCGCGAGCAATTTCTTCGGCCGCATCCTCTCTGCAATAGTGGTCGGGTTCGGTGGGCTTGAAATCAACTTCCTCACCTTCGCGGCCCTCAACATCGCCGGCGCGCTGCTTGTCCGGCTCACCCTCAAAAAGACCTCGGCCATGATGCAAACCAGCGAAGACGGCTCATTCAACATGCGCCGCTGGACTTATCATTTCGCCGATGGCGAGCTGCGCCGTGTCTTCGCGATCGGCTTCCTCATCCTTTTCGTCTTCATCGGAACCTTCACCTATGTGAACTTCCAACTCGTGGCTCTCGGCCTGTCGCCGATGACACTCGGCCTCGTTTACCTGGTATTCCTGCCGTCGATGCTAACCACGCCGATGGCAGGCAAGCTCGCGGTCCGAATCGGAGCAAAACTCGGGATCATCTCGACGCTTGGGCTCGCCATTGTCGGCGTCGCGGCACTTCTGAGTGTCAGCTTGCCTCTGGTGTTGGCCGGACTGGCGCTGGTGGCAATAGGGACATTCCTCGCCCAAGCGATCGCCACCGGTTTGGTTGGCCGACGCGCGGTTACGGACAAGGCAGGCGCCAGCGGAATTTACCTCGCCTCCTATTACACCGGGGGTCTCGCAGGCAGCCTCGTACTCGGTCAGATCTATGATCAGGTGGGCTGGCCGGCCTGTGTCGGCATGCTCGTCGCAGCACTGCTTGCGGCCATCGTGATCGCCCTTCCCATCGGCTCAACGCCCGGTCCAATCCGGCGATGA
- a CDS encoding PAS domain-containing sensor histidine kinase, producing the protein MTGGDTQIVMPAEDLEDLYENAPCGYLSLQPDGRIVKVNRTLSTWIGIPAEQLLGKRLRDLLNTSGRIFYETHFAPLLRMQGVFNEVALDLVTADGRTLPVLANAMERRAEDGALLFTRVTMFQAAQRRRYERELVEARAAADAAGAIVKSQLDLEQQTAELREQFIAVLGHDLRNPLASIAAAARMLRKEEQTDRSTNILDLMQGSVVRMSGLIDNVLDFARGRLGGGITIERRAEYLEPILRQVIGELRSCHLDRAIEVSIDFAGPINCDSGRIGQLVSNLLGNALTHGTPNEPVRLSAATVGGRLELWIANSGPPISCDAMTRLFQPYFRGEIGTNQRGLGLGLHIASEIARAHGGTITVSSDDKETRFTFVMPLD; encoded by the coding sequence ATGACCGGTGGCGACACGCAAATCGTCATGCCGGCGGAAGACCTTGAGGACCTGTACGAAAACGCGCCATGCGGCTATCTTTCGCTGCAGCCGGACGGGCGCATCGTCAAGGTGAACCGAACGCTATCGACCTGGATCGGCATCCCTGCCGAGCAACTCCTCGGCAAACGACTTCGCGACCTGCTCAATACGTCGGGCCGGATATTTTACGAGACCCATTTTGCGCCTCTGCTGCGCATGCAGGGGGTTTTCAATGAGGTTGCTCTCGATCTTGTGACGGCCGACGGCAGAACCTTGCCCGTGCTCGCCAATGCAATGGAAAGACGCGCAGAAGACGGTGCCCTGCTTTTCACCCGCGTGACGATGTTCCAGGCTGCCCAGCGTCGCCGTTATGAACGGGAGCTGGTCGAGGCGCGCGCAGCCGCGGACGCAGCCGGCGCCATCGTCAAATCCCAGCTCGACCTTGAACAGCAAACCGCCGAATTGCGGGAGCAGTTTATCGCTGTCCTTGGCCATGACCTGCGCAATCCGCTTGCCTCGATTGCCGCTGCGGCTCGCATGCTGCGAAAGGAGGAGCAGACCGATCGCTCGACCAACATTCTCGATTTGATGCAGGGCAGCGTCGTTCGCATGTCCGGCCTGATCGACAACGTTCTCGACTTCGCGCGCGGACGATTGGGTGGCGGCATCACGATCGAGAGGCGAGCGGAGTATCTCGAACCGATCCTGCGACAGGTCATCGGAGAACTCCGCTCCTGTCATCTCGACCGCGCAATTGAGGTGAGTATCGACTTCGCCGGACCGATAAACTGCGACAGCGGCCGGATTGGCCAGCTGGTGTCCAACCTGCTCGGAAATGCCCTTACCCATGGGACGCCGAACGAACCGGTGCGGCTCTCGGCGGCAACTGTCGGCGGAAGACTGGAACTTTGGATCGCCAACAGCGGCCCTCCGATTTCCTGCGATGCGATGACAAGGCTTTTTCAGCCTTATTTCAGAGGCGAAATCGGTACAAATCAAAGAGGATTGGGGCTGGGTCTGCACATCGCTTCGGAAATCGCCCGCGCCCATGGCGGGACGATCACGGTCAGTTCCGATGACAAGGAGACGCGCTTCACCTTTGTGATGCCGTTGGATTGA
- a CDS encoding GXWXG domain-containing protein translates to MNVPEGEPMRGDRQEEVAAWFRSLDPVQPKDMVGLWSGVGIPSGHPLDGVLENLSWFGKRFYSNMRADALLFTWKPGRLVPLEPSLLPIGLAIKMAPFGRTFVARGWFSYLQKMLRARGTTASLRLQALDGVETAAMIYDKQPIVDYFRRIDDDEIAGMMCVRGDPRRFFFKLRKLTD, encoded by the coding sequence ATGAACGTCCCTGAAGGAGAACCCATGCGAGGCGACCGGCAGGAGGAGGTGGCTGCCTGGTTCCGGTCGCTGGATCCTGTCCAGCCGAAGGACATGGTCGGCCTTTGGAGCGGCGTCGGTATCCCGTCAGGTCATCCACTGGACGGCGTGCTCGAGAACCTCAGCTGGTTTGGCAAGCGCTTTTATTCCAATATGCGGGCGGACGCCCTGCTCTTCACATGGAAACCGGGCCGACTCGTGCCGCTCGAGCCAAGCTTGTTACCCATTGGTCTGGCGATCAAGATGGCGCCCTTTGGCCGGACATTCGTTGCCCGCGGCTGGTTCTCATACCTGCAGAAGATGCTTCGAGCGAGAGGCACCACAGCTTCGTTGCGGCTTCAGGCCCTCGACGGCGTCGAAACGGCTGCGATGATCTACGACAAACAGCCGATCGTGGACTATTTCCGCAGGATTGACGATGACGAGATTGCCGGAATGATGTGCGTGCGCGGCGACCCTCGGCGGTTCTTCTTCAAGCTCCGGAAATTGACGGACTGA